A single genomic interval of Granulicella tundricola MP5ACTX9 harbors:
- a CDS encoding S53 family serine peptidase — protein MAASFVLSSPAFAQNAVISQHVPAVVRSGVAPRLQPLTSFTTMELQLTLPIRNEAALDAELADIYNPASPKFHQYLTSAEFDRKYAPTEADYQTLIRWAHNKGFAVTLTTPNRRLISVSATTDVVNRAFNVTETEFRDNVLARTFHAPDREPTTDLPIRLFAISGLDDSIPKHNHLKQGTRAQRSAATHLITGSGPQNTYLPSDMRAAYYGTGPLDGTGQTVAIYSYDGYLTSDLSVFATNTGTPDLTAKVKNVLVGGYAGKCFASSSGTSGTCDDGEQILDIEQVGGMAPGIKQILFYEGTSAVAELNQMATDNLATVITSSWGGGDFGPANDTTFKQMAAQGQTFMNATGDSGALNSSTYSAPSVDPYILEVGGTDLVTSGAGGAWVSEDSWSSSTGGFFSASSPIPSWQQTPGVITTANQGSTTLRNVPDISAEADFDNPTVTNGSFQLGYGGTSFAAPRIAGLIALANQQSAAQGGKPVGFFNPALYALGLGATAAANLHDITNGANPSQVGTAVSFNAVPGYDLVTGWGSPNGATFLNSLVSSLLPDFSMALSANTVTMVRGTTDPANSINLAITSLQGFTSAVNLTVSGLPANVTASFSPATATTSSVLTFTADPTVQSSTSAITVTGTSGALTHSYTLTLNVLKRASGDFTMSLGNTNVALIPGGKSGLNAVTITPGANFVNPLTLSLSALPPSTVGATFTTNPTLASSNLTLAAAAAAPLGTFPMTVSATNGTLLHSVPFNLILTNAQLLGNPGFENGTDTTPWIATGGIECNTACTPQAPNSGSYFLWMDGYGKVHTDYAYQTVTVPSGYSSLVLSFALHINTVETTTTLKNDVFTVQILDPNGVVLATPFTFSNLDAATGYIVHTANLSPYSGQTITLKFMGVENKSLATSFTLDDVSLTVQ, from the coding sequence ATGGCGGCATCTTTCGTGCTGTCGTCTCCTGCCTTCGCTCAGAACGCCGTAATCTCCCAGCATGTACCTGCCGTAGTACGCAGCGGCGTCGCCCCGCGCCTGCAGCCGCTGACCTCATTCACCACCATGGAGCTCCAGCTCACGCTCCCCATCCGCAATGAGGCAGCCCTGGACGCGGAGCTGGCTGACATCTACAACCCCGCCAGCCCCAAATTCCATCAATACCTCACCTCCGCGGAGTTCGATCGCAAGTACGCCCCCACGGAGGCCGACTATCAGACCCTCATCCGCTGGGCTCATAACAAGGGGTTCGCAGTCACCCTCACCACGCCCAACCGCCGCCTCATCTCCGTCTCCGCCACCACGGACGTCGTCAACCGCGCGTTCAACGTCACAGAAACCGAGTTCCGAGATAACGTCCTTGCCCGCACCTTCCACGCTCCCGACCGCGAACCCACCACGGACCTCCCCATCCGGCTCTTCGCCATCTCCGGCCTGGACGACTCCATCCCCAAACACAACCATCTCAAGCAAGGTACCCGCGCTCAGCGGTCCGCCGCAACCCACCTCATCACTGGCTCCGGTCCCCAGAACACCTATCTCCCCAGCGACATGCGCGCAGCCTACTACGGCACCGGCCCGCTCGATGGCACCGGCCAGACCGTCGCCATCTATTCCTATGACGGTTATCTCACCTCGGACCTCAGCGTCTTCGCGACCAATACAGGCACCCCGGATCTCACCGCCAAAGTCAAAAATGTTCTCGTCGGCGGCTACGCCGGAAAGTGCTTCGCCTCCAGCAGCGGAACCAGCGGCACCTGCGATGACGGCGAGCAGATCCTTGACATCGAGCAGGTAGGCGGCATGGCCCCTGGCATCAAGCAAATTCTCTTCTATGAAGGCACCTCGGCCGTAGCCGAACTCAACCAGATGGCCACCGACAACCTCGCCACCGTCATCACCTCGTCCTGGGGCGGCGGAGACTTTGGCCCCGCCAACGACACCACCTTCAAGCAGATGGCCGCGCAGGGACAGACCTTCATGAACGCAACCGGTGACTCCGGTGCCTTGAACTCCAGTACCTATTCCGCGCCGTCGGTTGACCCATACATCCTGGAGGTCGGCGGAACGGACCTCGTGACATCCGGCGCTGGCGGAGCCTGGGTCTCGGAGGACTCCTGGTCCTCCTCCACGGGAGGCTTCTTCAGCGCCAGCTCCCCCATCCCTTCCTGGCAGCAAACCCCCGGGGTCATTACCACGGCCAACCAGGGTTCCACCACTCTGCGCAATGTCCCGGACATATCAGCGGAGGCCGACTTTGACAACCCAACGGTTACCAATGGCAGCTTTCAGTTAGGCTACGGCGGAACCAGCTTCGCCGCGCCACGCATCGCCGGACTCATCGCTCTCGCCAACCAGCAATCCGCAGCTCAGGGAGGAAAGCCCGTCGGCTTCTTCAACCCCGCCCTCTACGCTCTCGGGCTCGGTGCCACGGCAGCCGCCAACCTGCACGACATCACAAACGGAGCGAATCCTTCACAAGTCGGCACCGCCGTCAGCTTCAACGCCGTCCCAGGCTACGATCTCGTCACCGGCTGGGGCTCCCCCAACGGCGCAACCTTCCTCAACTCACTCGTCTCCTCGCTCCTGCCGGACTTCTCCATGGCTCTCTCCGCCAACACCGTCACCATGGTGCGCGGAACCACGGACCCAGCCAATAGCATCAACCTTGCCATCACGAGTCTCCAAGGCTTCACCAGTGCCGTCAACCTGACCGTCTCCGGCCTGCCCGCGAACGTAACCGCAAGCTTCAGCCCGGCCACCGCCACCACCTCCAGCGTACTCACCTTCACCGCCGACCCAACCGTCCAATCCTCCACCTCAGCGATCACCGTAACCGGCACCTCCGGCGCACTGACCCACTCCTATACCCTCACGCTCAACGTGCTCAAACGCGCCAGCGGAGACTTCACCATGAGCCTCGGCAACACTAACGTGGCCCTCATCCCGGGAGGAAAGTCCGGCCTCAACGCCGTCACCATCACGCCAGGCGCAAATTTCGTCAACCCCTTGACGCTTTCACTCTCCGCCCTCCCACCCTCCACCGTCGGCGCCACCTTTACGACCAACCCCACCCTCGCCAGCAGCAATCTCACCCTGGCCGCAGCCGCAGCTGCTCCGCTCGGCACCTTTCCCATGACCGTCAGTGCCACCAACGGCACACTCCTCCACTCCGTTCCCTTCAACCTCATCCTGACCAACGCCCAGCTGCTCGGAAACCCAGGCTTTGAGAACGGCACAGACACCACGCCTTGGATCGCCACGGGCGGCATCGAGTGCAACACGGCCTGCACACCCCAGGCTCCCAACTCCGGGAGCTACTTCCTCTGGATGGACGGCTACGGCAAGGTCCACACCGACTACGCCTACCAGACGGTCACCGTACCCTCGGGCTACTCCTCCCTCGTACTCAGCTTCGCCCTGCACATCAACACGGTGGAGACCACGACCACGCTCAAGAACGACGTCTTCACCGTGCAGATTCTCGATCCCAACGGCGTCGTCCTGGCCACACCCTTCACCTTCTCCAATCTGGACGCCGCCACCGGCTACATTGTCCACACCGCCAACCTCAGCCCCTACAGCGGCCAAACCATCACCCTGAAATTCATGGGCGTGGAGAATAAGTCGCTCGCAACCTCATTCACCCTGGACGACGTAAGCCTCACCGTCCAGTAG
- a CDS encoding ISL3 family transposase — translation MVRGTLLPSTSEVELVCLRPRTGLIEVELRTSRPFSCCPVCGTASRRVHSRYLRRLGDLPWEGIPVSILLQTRKFFCVVETCRRRIFTEPLSGTVLRYSRRTLRSCEALDWITVMIGGQAGARLARRLGLLVSGSTLLRQLRCRARCAPVVAPRVLGIDDWAWRKGHRYGTILCDLESRRVIDLLPDREAGTVAEWLREHPGSEIVSRDRGGIYAQATRLAAPGAVQVADRWHLLRNLSEALKNALSPHHRLLTQAARSSMGEVPGVVTSPQPSVPPWELRASLRNRERRFSRYEEVHRLGQTGASHAAIGRQLGLDHRTVRKFLRTETFPEAQRSPRPGIVDPYAEYLDRRLEQGCRNVSRLWRELRERGFTGQLNIVRRWLRCRRGYQPTSAAAAPHRAAPRISVRQTVWHILKETPSAQTYLEQVYQASPEVSVAAKLAKEFFRLITQRDLPALTPWFEAAKTTALAGFASHLTRDRDAVEAALKLPWSQGQVEGHVHRLKLIKRQMYGRAGFDLLRLRVLHTA, via the coding sequence ATGGTTCGAGGGACGCTGCTACCGAGCACTTCTGAAGTTGAATTGGTTTGTTTGCGGCCCAGGACTGGGTTGATTGAGGTTGAGCTTCGAACCTCTCGCCCTTTCTCTTGCTGCCCTGTCTGCGGTACGGCTTCGCGGCGGGTTCACAGCCGGTATCTACGCAGGCTGGGCGATCTGCCGTGGGAAGGTATTCCGGTCTCGATCCTGCTTCAGACCCGCAAGTTCTTCTGTGTTGTCGAGACTTGCCGCCGGCGCATTTTTACCGAACCGCTTTCCGGCACCGTGCTCCGCTATAGTCGGCGGACGCTGCGTTCTTGTGAAGCTCTGGACTGGATCACGGTTATGATCGGCGGTCAGGCCGGAGCTCGGCTGGCCCGTCGTCTCGGCCTGCTGGTCAGTGGCTCCACCTTACTGCGGCAGCTTCGTTGCCGCGCCCGATGTGCGCCGGTCGTGGCTCCGCGTGTACTCGGTATCGATGACTGGGCGTGGCGAAAAGGCCATCGCTACGGCACTATCCTGTGCGATCTGGAGAGCCGTAGGGTGATCGATCTGCTGCCGGACCGGGAGGCTGGAACTGTCGCTGAGTGGCTTCGGGAGCATCCTGGCAGTGAGATCGTGAGCCGGGACCGAGGCGGTATTTACGCTCAAGCCACACGGTTGGCCGCGCCTGGAGCCGTACAGGTGGCGGATCGCTGGCACCTGTTGCGGAACCTGAGCGAAGCACTGAAAAACGCGCTCAGTCCGCATCATCGACTGCTCACACAAGCAGCGAGAAGCAGCATGGGGGAGGTTCCAGGCGTCGTCACATCTCCGCAACCTTCGGTTCCGCCGTGGGAGTTACGGGCCAGCCTCCGCAACCGGGAGCGTCGCTTCAGCCGCTACGAAGAGGTGCATCGGCTGGGCCAGACAGGAGCGTCCCATGCTGCGATCGGCCGACAGCTGGGACTCGATCATCGCACCGTACGCAAGTTCCTCAGAACCGAGACGTTCCCCGAAGCGCAACGGAGCCCACGTCCAGGCATCGTCGATCCTTATGCCGAGTACCTCGACCGACGGCTTGAGCAGGGCTGCAGGAACGTGTCCCGGCTGTGGCGCGAACTGCGGGAACGAGGCTTCACGGGTCAACTTAACATCGTGAGACGCTGGCTTCGCTGCCGGCGTGGCTATCAACCGACCTCGGCAGCAGCCGCTCCACACAGAGCTGCACCACGTATCTCAGTCCGGCAGACGGTCTGGCACATCCTGAAGGAAACGCCCTCCGCTCAGACTTATCTTGAACAGGTCTACCAGGCTTCACCCGAGGTGTCTGTCGCGGCCAAGCTGGCCAAGGAGTTCTTCCGACTCATCACGCAGCGAGATCTTCCAGCCCTCACACCGTGGTTCGAGGCTGCGAAGACAACGGCACTGGCCGGCTTCGCCAGCCACCTGACCAGAGATCGAGATGCGGTTGAAGCGGCTCTCAAGCTCCCGTGGAGCCAGGGCCAGGTGGAAGGCCACGTCCATCGGCTCAAGCTCATCAAGCGCCAGATGTATGGCAGAGCCGGCTTCGACCTGCTCAGACTCAGAGTGCTTCACACCGCCTGA
- a CDS encoding LVIVD repeat-containing protein: protein MIHKQAITRRLSTLALAAAATLISMAPTYAQDHPAEAPAALPPGMTGSTLNDPRVGLKPGLYDAGEAASGMQHLAFLKKASAFQLGATGPDDPIVQKTLNTLGAAGVPAPMRMVIAQLAYANSDFAFQGTHLIQGNFSGVSFYDIANPAKPALISTLVCPGGQGDVSVYNNLLFMSVEMPNGRIDCGAQGFPPNPPPAPGHEKEHHPPVASPDRFRGVRIFDISDLKNPKQVAAVQTCRGSHTHTLVVDPNDKNNVYLYVSGTSFVRQSEELAGCSDEAPEKDPNTSLFRIDVIKVPLSTPQEAKVVASPRVFVDPRTGALNGLNNGGSHGEEKVADTNQCHDITVYSAIGLAAGACSGNGILIDIKDPVHPKRVDAVNDPNYAYWHSASFSNDGTKVVFTDEWGGGLQPRCRTTDPLKWGADAIFNLKDDKLSLAGYYKMPAAQTETENCVAHNGSLVPVPGRDIEVQSWYQGGISVMDFTDPAHAFEIAYFDRGPIDPKSVVLGGDWSAYWYNGNIYGSEIARGLDVFKLTPSKFLTQNEIDAANLIHYKELNVQNQQQVIWPSQLIVAKAYLDQLTRTQALPADRLATLTKAVDKTQKSHLNKKGSSVHLVILSSGSLQA from the coding sequence ATGATCCACAAGCAAGCCATCACCCGGCGTCTCTCCACCTTAGCCCTCGCCGCCGCAGCAACCCTCATCAGCATGGCCCCTACGTACGCACAAGACCACCCCGCCGAAGCCCCCGCGGCCCTCCCTCCTGGCATGACCGGTTCTACTCTCAACGATCCCCGCGTAGGCCTCAAGCCCGGTCTCTACGACGCAGGCGAAGCCGCCAGCGGCATGCAGCACCTCGCCTTCCTCAAGAAGGCCAGCGCCTTCCAGCTCGGAGCCACCGGCCCGGACGACCCCATCGTCCAGAAGACCCTTAATACCCTCGGCGCAGCCGGAGTCCCCGCGCCCATGCGCATGGTCATCGCCCAGCTCGCCTACGCCAACTCCGACTTCGCCTTCCAGGGCACCCATCTCATCCAGGGCAACTTCTCCGGCGTCAGCTTCTATGACATCGCCAACCCCGCCAAGCCCGCCCTCATCTCCACCCTCGTCTGCCCCGGCGGCCAGGGCGACGTCTCCGTCTATAACAACCTCCTCTTCATGTCGGTCGAAATGCCCAACGGCCGCATAGATTGCGGTGCACAAGGCTTCCCGCCCAATCCCCCTCCGGCACCCGGCCATGAGAAAGAGCACCACCCACCCGTAGCCTCGCCTGACCGCTTCCGCGGCGTCCGCATCTTCGATATCTCAGACCTCAAGAACCCCAAGCAGGTCGCAGCCGTCCAGACCTGCCGCGGCTCCCACACCCACACCCTCGTCGTAGATCCCAACGATAAGAACAACGTCTACCTCTACGTCTCCGGCACCTCCTTCGTCCGCCAGTCGGAAGAGCTCGCAGGCTGCTCTGACGAGGCCCCGGAAAAGGACCCCAACACCTCCCTCTTCCGCATCGACGTCATCAAGGTCCCCCTCTCCACCCCGCAGGAAGCCAAGGTCGTCGCCAGCCCCCGCGTCTTCGTCGATCCCCGCACCGGCGCGCTCAATGGCCTCAATAATGGCGGCAGCCACGGCGAAGAGAAAGTGGCCGATACCAATCAGTGCCATGACATCACCGTCTACTCCGCCATCGGCCTCGCCGCCGGCGCCTGCTCCGGCAACGGCATCCTCATCGACATCAAGGACCCCGTCCACCCCAAGCGCGTAGACGCCGTCAACGACCCCAACTACGCCTACTGGCACTCCGCATCGTTCTCCAACGACGGCACCAAGGTCGTCTTCACCGACGAATGGGGCGGCGGACTTCAACCCCGCTGCCGCACCACCGACCCCCTCAAGTGGGGAGCGGACGCCATCTTCAATCTCAAGGATGACAAGCTCTCCCTGGCCGGCTACTACAAGATGCCCGCCGCCCAGACCGAGACCGAAAACTGCGTAGCCCACAACGGCTCCCTCGTCCCTGTCCCCGGCCGTGACATTGAGGTCCAGTCCTGGTATCAGGGCGGCATCTCCGTCATGGACTTTACCGACCCCGCCCACGCCTTCGAGATCGCCTACTTCGACCGCGGCCCCATCGATCCCAAGTCCGTCGTGCTGGGCGGCGACTGGTCCGCTTACTGGTACAACGGCAACATCTACGGCTCGGAGATCGCACGCGGCCTGGACGTCTTCAAGCTCACCCCAAGCAAGTTCCTCACGCAAAACGAGATCGACGCAGCCAACCTCATTCACTACAAGGAGCTCAACGTCCAGAACCAGCAGCAGGTCATCTGGCCCTCCCAGCTCATCGTCGCCAAGGCCTACCTGGACCAGCTAACCCGCACCCAGGCCCTCCCCGCCGATCGTCTCGCCACCCTCACCAAGGCAGTCGACAAAACCCAGAAGTCCCACCTCAACAAGAAGGGCTCTTCCGTACATTTGGTGATTCTTTCCAGCGGCTCTTTGCAGGCGTAG
- a CDS encoding DUF305 domain-containing protein yields the protein MPHLHPHKSLSQALVLALTTAAFTLAQAQSAPPIIQPGAPGTPSKTLPANTTGTLPQRSQADIDFMQGMIMHHGQAIQMTALIQSHTENKEVRSIGQRISLSQTDELKFMRRWLETRNEPISMSMPGMPDMDMIGKPMPAMPGMLTPPQMEALRNAQGPQFDHLFLTGMMQHHNGALVMVKDLFNQPGAGQDADLFDFATDVDNTQRAEIRIMQQILDQIRSDKHKEN from the coding sequence ATGCCCCACCTTCACCCGCACAAAAGCCTGAGTCAAGCCCTCGTTCTCGCACTCACCACAGCCGCCTTCACGCTCGCCCAGGCCCAATCTGCCCCACCCATCATCCAGCCTGGAGCACCCGGCACCCCCAGCAAGACCCTGCCCGCCAACACCACCGGCACTCTCCCGCAACGCTCACAAGCTGATATCGATTTCATGCAAGGCATGATCATGCATCACGGCCAGGCCATCCAGATGACGGCCCTCATCCAGTCCCACACAGAAAACAAGGAAGTCCGCTCCATCGGCCAGCGCATCAGCCTCTCCCAGACAGACGAGCTCAAGTTCATGCGCCGCTGGCTTGAGACCCGCAACGAACCCATCTCCATGTCCATGCCCGGAATGCCGGATATGGACATGATCGGCAAACCCATGCCAGCCATGCCTGGCATGCTCACGCCCCCACAGATGGAAGCCCTTCGCAACGCCCAAGGCCCCCAGTTCGACCACCTCTTCCTCACCGGCATGATGCAGCACCACAACGGCGCTCTCGTCATGGTCAAGGACCTCTTCAATCAGCCCGGGGCCGGACAGGACGCAGACCTCTTCGACTTCGCCACCGACGTCGACAACACCCAGCGCGCCGAGATCAGAATCATGCAACAAATCCTCGATCAAATCCGTTCAGACAAGCACAAGGAGAACTAA
- a CDS encoding GNAT family N-acetyltransferase encodes MTPNILHPVTLTGNHVSLVPLAQAHAPALAAAVQDGDLHTLWYTSAPPPEKVEAEIARRLTLHAAGTMLPFTVLDATGIPVGMTTYMNIDTPNCRVEIGSTWYAARVQRTALNTEAKLLLLTHAFESLACIAVEFRTHFLNHQSRRAIERLGAKLDGILRSHSIAPNGTLRDTAV; translated from the coding sequence GTGACCCCCAACATCCTCCATCCCGTCACCCTCACCGGCAACCACGTCTCACTCGTCCCCCTCGCCCAGGCTCACGCTCCCGCTTTGGCAGCCGCAGTCCAGGACGGCGATCTCCACACCCTCTGGTACACCTCCGCCCCACCCCCGGAAAAAGTAGAAGCCGAAATCGCCCGGCGCCTCACCCTTCACGCCGCCGGCACCATGCTTCCCTTCACCGTCCTCGACGCCACCGGCATCCCGGTTGGCATGACCACCTACATGAACATCGACACCCCCAACTGCCGCGTAGAGATCGGTTCCACCTGGTACGCCGCCCGCGTCCAGCGCACCGCCCTCAACACGGAGGCCAAGCTCCTCCTCCTAACCCACGCCTTCGAATCATTGGCCTGCATCGCGGTCGAGTTCCGCACTCACTTCCTCAACCACCAGTCCCGTCGCGCCATCGAGCGCCTCGGCGCCAAGCTCGACGGCATCCTCCGCTCCCACTCCATCGCCCCCAACGGCACCCTCCGCGACACCGCCGTCTAA
- a CDS encoding MarR family winged helix-turn-helix transcriptional regulator has protein sequence MKEDQQAIQRMFDEVSLGAPENAVGFVMWRIVAHYQREVDRALTLDNLTNLQFITLSLVAWFGREGTPVTQIELARSAGIHPMQVSQTLKLLETKKMISRRISKSDTRAKRVEVTKTGLDALHQALPKVIAVQRSLFGKAGRPGGSLLKELLRIDKALIDPAH, from the coding sequence GTGAAAGAGGACCAGCAAGCCATCCAGCGGATGTTCGATGAGGTCTCACTCGGAGCGCCGGAAAATGCCGTGGGATTTGTCATGTGGCGGATCGTCGCTCACTATCAGCGAGAGGTGGACCGCGCCCTCACTCTCGACAATCTGACCAATCTTCAGTTCATCACGCTCTCCCTAGTCGCCTGGTTCGGCCGCGAAGGTACGCCCGTAACCCAAATCGAATTGGCACGCTCCGCTGGTATCCACCCGATGCAGGTGTCGCAGACGCTGAAGCTTCTTGAAACGAAAAAGATGATCTCCAGGCGAATCAGTAAGTCGGATACCCGGGCCAAGCGAGTCGAGGTCACGAAGACAGGCCTTGATGCCTTACATCAGGCATTACCAAAGGTCATCGCGGTGCAAAGAAGTCTCTTCGGCAAAGCCGGCCGGCCTGGAGGAAGTCTGCTCAAAGAACTGCTCCGCATCGACAAGGCACTGATCGACCCGGCACATTGA
- a CDS encoding PhnD/SsuA/transferrin family substrate-binding protein, with the protein MANKKLDLAFWDYDRTRALVDGTVKIDGVDGTFHSAPIVTEIFRGMIADGSFDVSELGFTYFLRTFKDGESPFVAIPVFPNRAFRHSAIFVNKASGIEKPEDLNGKTIGELALYSHDAGIMPKGMLMDEFGFKPETCRWVIGGLDWPLKAIDFVPHTHPANVEVSDIAKGKELGAMLEAGEIDALISADVPKCMLEHSPKVRRLFPDSKQVEQAYYKRTGIFPIMHTVVIRRDLLKQHPELAQAIYQGFCDAKKAAEDKYRHGLIFNSMGTMFPWFSQLVEEDVTVLGEDWWPYGIAANRKSIDAVLRYHHEQGITDRLFTMEDIFLPEFLGS; encoded by the coding sequence ATGGCAAACAAGAAACTTGACCTTGCGTTCTGGGACTACGATCGGACCCGCGCGCTCGTGGATGGAACGGTGAAGATTGACGGCGTGGATGGAACGTTTCACAGCGCGCCGATCGTGACGGAGATCTTTCGTGGCATGATCGCCGATGGAAGCTTCGACGTATCCGAACTGGGTTTTACATACTTCCTGCGGACTTTCAAAGATGGCGAGTCACCGTTTGTTGCGATCCCTGTCTTTCCCAATCGCGCGTTCAGGCACTCCGCTATTTTCGTCAATAAAGCTAGCGGCATCGAGAAGCCGGAGGACCTCAACGGCAAGACGATTGGCGAGCTTGCTCTCTATAGTCACGATGCCGGCATCATGCCGAAAGGCATGTTGATGGATGAGTTTGGATTCAAGCCGGAGACGTGCCGCTGGGTTATCGGCGGTCTGGATTGGCCTCTCAAGGCGATTGACTTTGTGCCCCATACGCATCCGGCTAACGTGGAGGTGAGCGATATTGCGAAAGGCAAGGAGCTTGGTGCGATGCTGGAGGCCGGAGAGATTGACGCACTCATCTCCGCGGATGTGCCGAAGTGCATGTTGGAGCACTCGCCGAAGGTGCGGCGTCTCTTTCCGGATTCCAAACAGGTGGAGCAGGCCTATTACAAGCGCACGGGCATCTTTCCGATCATGCACACGGTCGTCATTCGCCGGGATCTGCTGAAGCAACATCCAGAGCTTGCGCAAGCTATCTATCAGGGTTTCTGCGATGCAAAGAAGGCCGCCGAAGACAAATACAGGCACGGCCTGATCTTTAACAGTATGGGAACCATGTTTCCCTGGTTCAGCCAGCTCGTGGAAGAGGATGTGACGGTCCTTGGAGAGGACTGGTGGCCGTACGGCATCGCGGCGAACCGCAAGTCGATCGATGCCGTTCTGCGCTATCACCATGAGCAGGGCATCACCGACCGCCTGTTCACGATGGAAGATATCTTTCTGCCGGAGTTCCTGGGGTCTTAG
- a CDS encoding carbon-nitrogen hydrolase gives MLAPNKKIGLIQMSCVPDTQANLDKAIHMTREAAHAGANIVCLPELFRAQYFCQREEHALFDTAESIPGPSTEALAEVAKQEGIVLIASLFERRAAGLYHNTVAVLETNGEIADTYRKMHIPDDPLYYEKFYFTPGDLGFKAQQSSQGPIGTLICWDQWYPEGARITALKGAETLFYPTAIGWHPSEKAEFGEAQYSAWQTMQRSHAIANGVFVGAVNRVGHEYGDVIHNGVTMPGPGPHTLDTGLEFWGGSFIADPFGRVIAQASHDKEEILIAEIDRKLLEDTRRNWPFLRDRRIDAYQGITSRYLD, from the coding sequence ATGCTCGCCCCAAACAAAAAAATCGGCCTCATCCAAATGTCCTGCGTCCCGGACACCCAGGCCAACCTCGACAAAGCCATCCACATGACCCGCGAGGCGGCCCACGCCGGTGCCAACATCGTCTGCCTGCCCGAGCTCTTCCGCGCCCAATACTTCTGCCAGCGTGAGGAGCACGCCCTCTTTGACACCGCCGAATCCATCCCCGGCCCATCCACGGAAGCCCTCGCAGAGGTCGCAAAGCAGGAAGGCATCGTCCTCATCGCCAGCCTCTTCGAGCGACGCGCCGCCGGCCTCTACCACAACACCGTAGCCGTCTTGGAAACCAACGGCGAGATCGCCGACACCTACCGCAAGATGCACATCCCGGACGACCCCCTCTACTACGAGAAGTTCTACTTCACCCCTGGCGACTTGGGCTTCAAAGCCCAGCAATCCTCCCAGGGGCCCATCGGCACCCTCATCTGCTGGGACCAGTGGTACCCGGAGGGCGCACGCATCACCGCCCTCAAAGGCGCCGAGACCCTCTTCTATCCCACCGCCATCGGCTGGCACCCCTCAGAGAAAGCCGAGTTCGGCGAAGCCCAGTACTCCGCCTGGCAGACCATGCAGCGCTCCCATGCCATCGCCAACGGAGTCTTCGTCGGAGCCGTCAACCGCGTCGGCCACGAGTACGGCGACGTCATCCACAACGGTGTCACCATGCCCGGCCCCGGCCCCCACACGCTGGATACCGGCCTCGAGTTCTGGGGCGGCTCCTTCATCGCAGACCCCTTCGGCCGCGTCATAGCCCAGGCTTCCCATGACAAGGAAGAGATCCTCATCGCCGAAATCGATCGCAAGCTCCTCGAAGACACCCGCCGCAACTGGCCCTTCCTCCGCGACCGTCGCATCGACGCCTACCAGGGAATCACCAGCCGCTACCTCGACTAA